A genomic stretch from Microplitis mediator isolate UGA2020A chromosome 10, iyMicMedi2.1, whole genome shotgun sequence includes:
- the LOC130676534 gene encoding uncharacterized protein LOC130676534 — MKSESGQTMTEEQERTLYVRLPHTIHNIDEVRDLFVGDFKVKLPRQSGRHCHVIFSSVDEKIKNLQGIKDKLINNKRIVAYPPKIKPPKTPKIKPDKKVVVPVPKKPEKKLTRILFVCNINPRSKIHEVEGVFEGVRTSAFIKSRIKDSKQAIIKLEDAKVAAEYLTKERPAPILHGNKLVIKSDTRKQKKGKKPGLKMWDGEIDITDKVAFKDKTEVETKKKNKKTKEDKVEETVDCVDDSEEVNAESGLKVWDGDDDITDKVEFKDKPPVKKGKNKKVKKLVGL; from the exons ATGAAATCTGAAAGCGGTCAAACGATGACTGAGGAACAAGAGAGAACTTTGTACGTCAGGTTGCCTCATACAATTCATAACATAGACGAAGTGCGCGATTTGTTCGTCGGAGATTTCAAAGTTAAGTTGCCTCGACAGTCTGGACGACACTGTCATGTGATTTTCTCAAGTGTCgacgagaaaataaaaaatttacagggtaTCAAAGATAAATTGATAAACAATAAACGTATTGTTGCTTACCCGCCAAAAATTAAGCCGCCGAAAACTCCGAAAATTAAACCAGACAAGAAAGTCGTTGTCCCTGTGCCCAAGAAGCCCGAGAAGAAACTCACGAGAAT TTTATTTGTATGCAATATTAATCCGAGGTCGAAAATCCACGAAGTTGAAGGAGTTTTCGAAGGAGTAAGAACTAGTGCTTTCATCAAAAGCCGAATAAAGGACAGCAA ACAAGCAATCATAAAACTCGAAGATGCTAAAGTCGCTGCTGAGTATTTGACAAAAGAACGACCGGCGCCTATTTTACATGGCAATAAACTAGTGATAAAGTCGGACactagaaaacaaaaaaagggtAAAAAGCCTGGACTAAAAATGTGGGACGGCGAGATCGATATTACGGATAAGGTGGCGTTCAAGGACAAGACAGAAGTTGaaactaaaaagaaaaataaaaaaactaaagaagATAAAGTTGAAGAGACGGTGGATTGTGTTGATGATAGCGAAGAAGTGAACGCGGAATCGGGGCTCAAGGTGTGGGATGGCGACGATGATATTACTGACAAGGTCGAGTTCAAAGATAAACCCCCTGTTAAAAAGGGTAAgaacaaaaaagttaaaaaacttGTGGGTTTGTGA
- the LOC130676533 gene encoding exostosin-1 yields the protein MQAKKRYLLLFVTCAFLGYCYFGGYRLKSKRRNEITHDYWEKLPSYLSINEEFYDKDIKISNGKLSVVHPARQCRMETCFDYTRCKQGFTVYVYPIEDTISPLYQKILNVITESRYYTTDPARACILVLALDTLDRDPLSTEFVHNLPSKLMRLPYWNEGRNHLIFNLYSGTWPDYVEDALAFNIGYAMLAKASMSTSVLRPNFDVSIPLFGKQHPERGGEPGQASENNFPSNKKYLAAFKGKRYVHGIGSETRNALYHLHNGKDLVFVTTCRHGKSWRELQDEHCQQDNQEYDTYDYEVLLLNSTFCLVPRGRRLGSFRFLEALKAGCIPVILSNGWALAFHDRIDWNQAVIFTDERLLFQIPDILRSVSNTQILKLRQQTQFLWERYFSSIEKIIFTVFENIRERLPWEGAREKLMWNTYPGALAILPQFADSQQELPFSNNDPGNAFTAIIYSQLGSTAVLYRLLRSVAKSKYLDKIILMWNSDIPVPRRPRWQGIKVTITVIVASSISQRFYPYPQIETSAILSLDEDVTLNTDEIDFAFVVWQSFPDRIVGYPARSHYWDDSKRSWGYTSKWTNDYSIVLTGAAFYHRYYNTLYTESLSSTLHKTVEQSQNCEDILMNFLVSHVTRRPPIKVTQRKLYKDTTAAGIRSSWNDPDHFTQRQTCMNTFVAVFGYMPLLRSNMRLDPVLFKDPVSNLRKKYRQIELVSN from the exons atgcaaGCCAAAAAACGGTACTTACTACTATTTGTCACGTGCGCGTTTCTTGGCTACTGCTACTTTGGCGGGTACagattaaaaagtaaaaggcGGAATGAAATAACACACGATTACTGGGAAAAATTGCCATCTTATTTGTCTATTAATGaagaattttatgataaggatatcaaaatttcaaatggtaAATTGTCAGTGGTCCATCCTGCCCGACAATGTCGTATGGAGACTTGTTTCGACTACACAAGATGCAAGCAGGGATTTACTGTTTACGTTTATCCCATAGAAGACACCATAAGTCCTTTgtaccaaaaaatattaaatgttataACCGAGTCGCGTTACTATACGACAGATCCAGCACGCGCGTGCATACTCGTACTGGCGCTGGATACGCTGGATCGTGACCCTCTGTCTACTGAGTTTGTTCATAATTTGCCGTCTAAACTTATGCGCCTCCCTTACTGGAATGAAGGACGCAATCACCTCATATTCAATTTGTACTCCGGGACTTGGCCGGACTACGTCGAGGATGCGCTGGCTTTCAACATCGGGTACGCGATGTTGGCGAAAGCCAGCATGTCCACCAGCGTGCTCAGGCCGAACTTCGATGTCTCGATACCGCTCTTTGGTAAACAGCATCCGGAGCGCGGGGGAGAACCTGGTCAGGCgtcggaaaataattttccgagCAACAAAAAATACCTCGCGGCATTCAAGGGTAAAAGATACGTACACGGCATTGGCTCGGAAACGAGAAATGCACTTTACCATCTTCACAATGGGAAGGACCTGGTCTTCGTTACGACTTGTAGGCACGGTAAATCTTGGAGAGAACTGCAGGATGAACACTGCCAGCAGGATAACCAAGAATATGATAC gTACGATTATGAGGTTTTACTGTTGAACTCAACGTTTTGTTTGGTACCGAGAGGACGTAGGCTCGGCAGTTTTAGATTTCTAGAAGCTCTAAAAGCCGGATGTATTCCAGTTATTCTGAGCAATGGGTGGGCCTTGGCGTTTCACGATCGTATTGACTGGAATCAAGCGGTTATATTTACAGACGAACGATTGTTATTTCAA ATTCCTGACATACTGCGCTCTGTTTCAAACACgcaaattcttaaattaagacAGCAAACACAATTTTTGTGGGAGCGATACTTttcttcaattgaaaaaataattttcacagtatttgaa aaTATCCGTGAGCGGTTGCCCTGGGAAGGCGCACGCGAAAAATTAATGTGGAATACATATCCTGGTGCATTGGCCATCCTGCCTCAGTTTGCTGACAGTCAGCAGGAGCTTCCGTTTTCTAATAATGATCCGGGCAATGCATTTACTGCCATTATTTATTCTCAGTTAGGATCCACGGCTGTTCTTTATCGCTTACTTCGAAGTGTTGCTAAGAGCAAATATTTAGATAAG ATTATTTTAATGTGGAATTCTGACATTCCTGTACCAAGAAGGCCGCGCTGGCAGGGAATAAAAGTAACGATCACAGTGATAGTCGCGAGCAGTATCTCCCAGCGCTTCTATCCCTATCCTCAGATCGAAACTAGTGCCATATTATCGTTGGACGAGGACGTAACTCTAAATACAGACGAAATAGACTTTGCATTCGTCGTCTGGCAGTCATTTCCTGATCGGATAGTCGGGTATCCGGCGAGATCTCACTACTGGGACGACTCCAAG AGATCGTGGGGTTACACCAGCAAATGGACAAACGACTACAGCATAGTGTTGACGGGGGCAGCTTTTTATCACCGTTATTATAATACTCTGTACACCGAATCACTGAGCTCGACGCTGCATAAAACGGTCGAGCAGTCGCAGAATTGCGAAGACATACTTATGAATTTTTTGGTGAGCCATGTGACAAGACGGCCGCCTATTAAAGTGACTCAGCGTAAACTTTACAAAGATACCACGGCAGCTGGAATTAG GTCCTCGTGGAATGACCCAGATCACTTTACTCAGCGGCAGACCTGCATGAATACTTTTGTGGCCGTTTTCGGTTACATGCCTCTGCTGCGCTCCAACATGAGACTGGATCCTGTGTTGTTTAAAGACCCGGTTAGCAATTTACGTAAAAAATATCGACAAATTGAATTAGTTAGTAACTGA